Proteins from one Aureimonas sp. SA4125 genomic window:
- a CDS encoding lipopolysaccharide biosynthesis protein, with product MPDKNLAMTLLRRAFRPLRHIGGHRARLGSVAHLLTGNLLGSLLGLAGFALTARSLGPDQFGRLVLVYTFVAAVERIVSFQSWQPIIRYGAELQGPEHRDDLRMLLKFGLLLDLGAAVCAFAVAVVCGLLASSLFGWSADTTSLLVLYSGVLLFQLSGTPTAVQRMAGKFRLLAYGQLVNLALRVTLCLVGFFYSAGLGYFAAVWAGTQILGALTTQVLAFRTLRGMGIEGLLSAPVRGVTTRFPGIWGFAWSANLSLTLWSSSQHFDTLLVGALTDPASAGLYHLAKRIGSLGHKAGSQVQAVLYPDVTRLWAKGDVGEFRRVVVQVEAFLMVFGLFALGAVAMLVQPLLLWTAGPDFLAAGPLILVQMVAVVFVLSGSAARVALLAMGRQREVLVSVVVATATFHAFLVLSVPVLGPIGGNIAHVLFGLLWTAGLAVSLRRALRSHRPPSNPPFASLRRVDDDLLPSKSF from the coding sequence TTGCCCGATAAAAACCTTGCCATGACGCTGCTGCGCCGTGCGTTCCGCCCCTTGCGCCACATCGGGGGTCATCGGGCGCGCCTTGGCAGCGTCGCCCATCTGCTCACCGGCAATCTCCTCGGCTCGCTTCTCGGGCTCGCCGGCTTCGCGCTCACGGCCCGTTCCCTCGGCCCCGACCAATTCGGCCGTCTCGTCCTCGTCTACACCTTCGTCGCCGCCGTGGAACGGATCGTCAGCTTCCAGTCCTGGCAGCCCATTATCCGCTACGGGGCGGAGCTGCAGGGCCCGGAGCATCGCGACGACCTGCGCATGCTCCTGAAGTTCGGACTGCTGCTCGATCTCGGCGCCGCGGTCTGCGCCTTCGCGGTGGCGGTCGTATGCGGTCTTCTCGCCTCCAGCCTCTTCGGATGGTCCGCCGATACGACGTCGCTGCTGGTGCTCTATTCCGGCGTTCTCCTGTTCCAGCTCTCCGGCACCCCGACCGCGGTGCAGCGCATGGCCGGGAAATTCCGGCTGCTCGCCTATGGGCAGCTCGTCAATCTCGCCCTGCGCGTGACGCTCTGCCTCGTCGGCTTCTTCTATTCGGCCGGCCTCGGCTACTTCGCTGCGGTTTGGGCGGGCACGCAGATCCTGGGAGCCTTGACGACGCAGGTCCTGGCGTTCCGCACCCTCCGGGGAATGGGCATCGAGGGGCTCCTGTCCGCCCCTGTCCGTGGCGTGACGACGCGGTTTCCCGGGATCTGGGGCTTCGCGTGGTCTGCCAATCTCTCCCTCACGCTCTGGTCGAGTTCCCAGCACTTCGACACGCTCTTGGTGGGTGCGCTCACCGACCCCGCTTCGGCCGGTCTCTACCACCTCGCCAAGCGCATCGGTTCGCTCGGCCACAAAGCGGGATCGCAGGTCCAGGCGGTGCTCTATCCGGACGTCACGCGGCTCTGGGCAAAGGGGGACGTCGGCGAATTCCGGCGGGTCGTCGTCCAGGTCGAGGCCTTCCTCATGGTGTTCGGGCTCTTCGCCCTCGGCGCCGTCGCGATGCTCGTCCAGCCCCTGCTGCTCTGGACGGCGGGACCCGACTTCCTGGCCGCCGGCCCGCTGATCCTCGTGCAGATGGTGGCGGTGGTCTTCGTGCTTTCGGGTTCGGCGGCGCGCGTCGCGCTCCTGGCGATGGGTCGCCAGCGCGAGGTGCTGGTTTCGGTCGTGGTCGCCACCGCGACCTTCCATGCCTTCCTCGTCCTGTCCGTTCCGGTCCTCGGACCGATCGGGGGCAACATCGCCCATGTCCTTTTCGGTCTGCTGTGGACCGCCGGTCTCGCCGTCTCGCTCCGACGGGCGTTGCGCAGCCACCGGCCTCCTTCCAATCCGCCCTTCGCCTCCCTTCGCCGGGTCGACGATGACCTCCTTCCGTCCAAGAGCTTCTAG
- the rfbG gene encoding CDP-glucose 4,6-dehydratase, producing the protein MGEAALRKALSGRRVLVTGHTGFKGGWLALWLRRLGADVTGVSLAPETRSFCNAVRLEELVDGRRGDIRSAESFEAAIDGRNFDLVFHMAAQAIVRDCYRDPVGTYMTNVLGTAVVLQTARRMSGLKAVVVVTSDKCYENLEWTWGYREGDALGGHDPYSSSKACAELVAAAYRASFFNDPQGPQLATVRAGNVIGGGDWSTDRLLPDLIRAMEEGRPARLRNPRSVRPWQHVLEPLRGYLMLAAGLVEEGPRFTGAWNFGCDRDAAVDVVTLARLAAREMKGKGPGFVIENDGGPPESTLLRLDSTKAYVELGWKSVLSVKEAVTDTVAWHRTFAREPASIAEFSLRQIAAYVQRWEKVSALDFASPRTGTSPRSGTVPRTRAPSKTRVAACV; encoded by the coding sequence ATGGGTGAGGCCGCTCTTCGCAAGGCTCTCTCCGGGCGCCGCGTGCTCGTCACCGGCCATACCGGCTTCAAGGGCGGATGGCTCGCCCTCTGGCTGCGTCGGCTGGGTGCCGACGTCACGGGGGTCTCGCTGGCGCCCGAGACGCGGTCCTTCTGCAACGCGGTTCGCCTCGAAGAACTGGTCGACGGACGCAGAGGCGACATCCGGTCCGCCGAGAGCTTCGAGGCCGCGATCGACGGACGCAATTTCGACCTCGTGTTCCACATGGCCGCGCAGGCCATCGTGCGCGACTGCTATCGCGATCCCGTCGGCACCTACATGACCAACGTCCTCGGCACTGCCGTGGTCCTGCAGACGGCGCGCCGGATGTCCGGCCTCAAGGCCGTGGTCGTCGTCACCAGCGACAAGTGCTACGAGAATCTCGAGTGGACCTGGGGCTACCGCGAGGGCGACGCGCTCGGCGGACACGATCCCTACAGTTCCTCCAAGGCCTGCGCCGAACTCGTCGCGGCCGCCTATCGCGCCTCCTTCTTCAACGATCCGCAGGGACCGCAACTGGCGACCGTGAGGGCCGGCAACGTGATCGGCGGCGGCGACTGGAGCACCGACCGGCTCCTGCCCGATCTCATTCGAGCCATGGAAGAGGGGCGGCCGGCGCGCCTGCGCAATCCGCGGAGCGTCCGCCCCTGGCAGCATGTGCTGGAACCCCTGCGCGGCTATCTCATGCTGGCGGCCGGTCTCGTCGAGGAGGGCCCGCGCTTCACCGGGGCCTGGAATTTCGGCTGCGACCGCGACGCAGCGGTCGATGTCGTGACGCTCGCTCGCCTTGCCGCCCGCGAGATGAAGGGCAAAGGGCCGGGCTTCGTCATCGAGAACGACGGCGGCCCGCCGGAATCGACGCTCCTGCGGCTCGACAGCACGAAGGCCTACGTCGAGCTCGGATGGAAATCCGTGCTGTCGGTCAAGGAAGCGGTGACGGACACGGTGGCCTGGCATCGGACCTTCGCCCGCGAACCCGCTTCCATCGCGGAATTCAGCCTTCGGCAGATCGCCGCCTACGTCCAGCGGTGGGAGAAAGTATCCGCCCTGGATTTCGCCTCGCCGCGAACAGGGACCTCCCCGAGATCCGGGACGGTGCCGAGAACTCGAGCTCCTTCAAAAACAAGGGTTGCAGCATGCGTGTAA
- a CDS encoding GtrA family protein, with protein sequence MNTMLRFAGVGLVTTLLDLALFGGLVAAGTMPGLANLISYSCGIALSYSLNSRWTFESPSSRRKAAKFVVSTLAGLAISMALLAAFSTVLAPVAAKIATVPLVFLWNFGAARLWVFPRGSDTLPPPG encoded by the coding sequence ATGAACACGATGCTTCGCTTCGCAGGCGTCGGGCTCGTCACCACCCTTCTCGACCTTGCCCTGTTCGGCGGTCTCGTGGCAGCCGGAACGATGCCCGGTCTTGCAAATCTGATATCCTATTCCTGCGGCATCGCTCTCAGCTACTCGCTAAATTCGCGCTGGACGTTCGAGTCTCCCAGCTCGCGACGGAAGGCTGCGAAATTTGTCGTGTCCACCCTTGCAGGGCTCGCGATCAGCATGGCGCTTCTTGCCGCCTTTTCCACGGTCTTGGCCCCGGTGGCCGCAAAGATCGCGACCGTGCCGTTGGTCTTCCTCTGGAACTTCGGAGCGGCGCGGCTTTGGGTCTTCCCTCGCGGATCCGACACGCTTCCCCCGCCGGGATAA
- a CDS encoding glycosyltransferase family 4 protein, whose translation MSRRICIVLTGLQAGGTERVVNVLANEWVPRGWAVTVVTFEPASAAPYYRFHPSVEIRNLALPPSRQSALWAVLATARRVRHLRRAFQDIRPDIVFSFLTRTNVTSLIAASGLGMKVVVSERNNSALQDVGYIWNWMRARLYPRAFGLVTMTRESLALFPAGTFRRSWVIANAVELPTDGERRRGANILTAVGRLVPQKGFDMLLRAFAEISADFPEWRLVIWGEGEERAALEAERSRLGLDCRVEFPGVTPRPGAWVETADVFVLSSRFEGWGIVLLEAMAADLPVVSFDCDFGPREMIEDQKNGLLVAPNDVSALAKALARVLGDEHLRARLGQAAGTTARQFTPRRMVDQWDAVAYEALDHSPHSR comes from the coding sequence GTGTCCCGGCGCATCTGCATCGTGCTGACAGGCCTTCAGGCCGGCGGTACGGAGCGTGTCGTCAATGTTCTGGCCAACGAGTGGGTCCCGCGCGGCTGGGCGGTGACGGTGGTGACGTTCGAGCCGGCTTCGGCCGCGCCCTACTACCGTTTCCATCCGAGCGTCGAGATCCGCAACCTCGCCCTGCCGCCGAGTCGGCAATCGGCGCTTTGGGCGGTTCTGGCGACGGCTCGGCGCGTCCGCCACCTGCGTCGAGCGTTTCAGGACATCCGGCCCGACATCGTCTTCAGCTTCCTGACCCGAACCAACGTGACGTCGCTCATCGCCGCGAGCGGCCTCGGCATGAAGGTCGTCGTCTCCGAGCGCAACAATTCCGCCCTCCAGGACGTCGGCTATATCTGGAACTGGATGCGCGCCAGGCTTTATCCCCGCGCCTTCGGCCTCGTCACCATGACACGGGAATCGCTCGCTCTTTTCCCCGCCGGGACGTTCCGACGCAGTTGGGTTATCGCCAATGCGGTCGAGCTGCCGACGGACGGCGAGAGGCGGCGTGGCGCCAACATCCTGACGGCGGTCGGACGGCTCGTACCGCAAAAGGGCTTCGACATGCTGCTCCGGGCTTTCGCCGAGATCAGCGCCGATTTTCCGGAATGGCGACTGGTGATCTGGGGGGAGGGCGAGGAGCGCGCCGCGCTTGAGGCCGAGCGGAGCCGCCTCGGGCTCGACTGCCGGGTGGAATTTCCGGGCGTCACGCCGAGGCCCGGGGCCTGGGTCGAGACGGCCGACGTCTTCGTCCTGTCCTCGCGCTTCGAGGGCTGGGGCATCGTCCTCCTCGAGGCCATGGCGGCCGATCTCCCAGTCGTCTCCTTCGACTGCGACTTCGGCCCGCGCGAGATGATCGAGGACCAGAAAAACGGCCTCCTCGTCGCGCCGAACGACGTCAGCGCCCTGGCCAAAGCGCTGGCACGCGTGCTGGGCGACGAGCACTTGCGTGCCCGGCTCGGGCAAGCCGCCGGCACGACCGCCCGCCAGTTCACCCCGCGCCGCATGGTAGACCAGTGGGACGCCGTCGCCTACGAGGCGCTCGATCACAGTCCACATTCGCGGTGA
- a CDS encoding class I SAM-dependent methyltransferase produces the protein MALLTRCRACLAPDPHLFLPMGDHPPANSFVLPEDVGKSQPVYPLETQVCLECGLIEVDDQVPEGFFEHYVYVPSGATQMHEHFAGLAEVLRKAAGEGLVVDIGCNDGLLLSACNGLGCRTIGVDPAANLAEIARERGVAVDVGYFTARSSEALVERHGAASAIVTTNTFNHIGDLHDFMAGVARWLAPDGVFVIEVPWAKDLLERNEFDTIYHEHVSEFSLLSLARLAAFFKLALVDVHRLSVHGGSMRVFMKHADAGTRSSAAVAEMLAEERDAGMLRPETYDDFAARIETVRLELKAMLKSLKAQGLRIAGYGAPAKGNTLLNYFDIGPETLDYLVDRNPLKHGLYSPGMKIPVRSTEALKEDRPDVLLVLAWNFFDEIRLQQKDFSAAGGRFLVPLATPVLMN, from the coding sequence ATGGCCCTTCTCACGCGTTGCCGCGCCTGCCTCGCACCCGATCCTCACCTGTTCCTGCCGATGGGCGACCACCCGCCCGCCAACAGCTTCGTGCTGCCCGAGGACGTCGGCAAGAGCCAGCCGGTCTATCCACTGGAGACGCAGGTCTGCCTCGAATGCGGGTTGATCGAGGTGGACGACCAGGTGCCGGAGGGATTCTTTGAGCACTATGTCTACGTTCCCTCCGGCGCGACGCAGATGCACGAGCATTTCGCCGGGCTGGCCGAAGTCCTCCGAAAAGCCGCGGGCGAGGGGCTCGTCGTCGATATCGGCTGCAACGACGGACTTCTCCTCTCAGCTTGCAACGGGCTCGGTTGCCGCACCATCGGCGTCGATCCCGCTGCGAACCTTGCCGAAATCGCGCGGGAACGGGGCGTCGCGGTCGACGTCGGCTACTTCACCGCGCGCTCGTCCGAAGCTCTGGTCGAACGCCACGGGGCGGCGTCTGCCATCGTCACCACCAACACCTTCAATCACATCGGCGACCTTCACGACTTCATGGCGGGCGTCGCGCGATGGCTGGCGCCGGACGGGGTCTTCGTGATCGAGGTTCCCTGGGCGAAGGATCTCCTCGAGCGCAACGAGTTCGACACGATCTACCACGAGCATGTCTCGGAGTTCAGCCTGCTCTCGCTCGCCCGGCTGGCGGCGTTCTTCAAGCTCGCCCTCGTCGACGTCCATCGCCTGAGCGTCCACGGCGGCTCCATGCGCGTCTTCATGAAGCACGCCGACGCCGGGACGCGATCGAGCGCCGCCGTCGCAGAGATGCTGGCGGAGGAGCGCGACGCCGGAATGCTCCGGCCCGAGACCTACGACGACTTCGCCGCGCGCATCGAGACGGTGCGGCTGGAGTTGAAGGCGATGCTGAAGAGCCTCAAGGCACAGGGCTTGCGGATCGCGGGCTACGGCGCGCCTGCCAAGGGCAACACGCTCCTCAACTACTTCGACATCGGACCCGAGACGCTCGACTACCTCGTCGATCGCAACCCGTTGAAGCACGGCCTCTATTCGCCCGGCATGAAAATTCCGGTCCGTTCCACCGAGGCGTTGAAGGAGGACAGGCCAGACGTGCTGCTCGTGCTCGCCTGGAACTTCTTCGACGAGATCCGGCTGCAGCAGAAGGATTTCTCGGCGGCGGGAGGGCGTTTCCTCGTTCCGCTCGCGACGCCGGTGCTCATGAACTGA
- a CDS encoding NAD(P)-dependent oxidoreductase: MGPKSRIMITGAAGFIGAHLARTCVARGHAVHGIVRPSSDTSGLDDAVTLHRFDIRDETAFRACLEDVRPDVVFHLAGSPRRPYRADLEDMRAFLREDLDGLVTLLKLCVEARRPPRAIVRAGSLAEYGAAPVPYRETVREVPLTAYGAHLVAATHLVATLQPRLSFPVSTARLALVFGPGQSEDYLVPLLVSRCLAGEELFVHRPDDRRDLIYVDEAVAGLLRIGEVPASAGRIVNLCSGSAPSMRDVARMVAATTGADPRLVVFNENKTRTRSSDLRGSPVLAYELLGWRTRISAAEGLRRMVSFQRDHASADFATAVMTPPGRGVQHAGV; this comes from the coding sequence ATGGGACCGAAGTCGCGGATCATGATCACGGGTGCGGCAGGATTCATCGGTGCGCATCTTGCCCGAACCTGCGTCGCCCGCGGCCATGCGGTGCATGGCATCGTGCGTCCCTCGTCCGACACGAGCGGGCTCGACGACGCCGTCACGCTGCATCGGTTCGACATCCGCGACGAGACCGCCTTCCGGGCCTGCCTGGAGGACGTTCGTCCGGACGTCGTGTTCCACCTCGCCGGTTCGCCGCGGCGTCCATATCGGGCCGATCTCGAGGACATGCGCGCGTTCCTTCGTGAGGATCTCGATGGCCTCGTCACCCTCTTGAAACTCTGCGTGGAAGCGCGTCGACCACCGCGTGCGATCGTGCGCGCCGGCTCGTTGGCGGAATACGGCGCGGCGCCGGTTCCCTATCGCGAGACCGTGCGCGAGGTGCCGCTGACGGCCTACGGCGCGCATCTCGTCGCCGCCACTCACCTCGTCGCGACGCTCCAGCCGCGACTCTCCTTTCCCGTGTCCACGGCGCGCCTCGCTCTGGTCTTCGGTCCCGGCCAGTCGGAGGACTATCTGGTTCCGCTTCTCGTTTCTCGGTGTCTCGCCGGCGAGGAGTTGTTCGTGCATCGGCCCGACGACCGGCGCGATCTCATCTACGTGGACGAGGCGGTCGCCGGTCTCCTGCGCATCGGCGAAGTGCCGGCCTCGGCGGGACGGATCGTCAATCTGTGCAGCGGATCGGCCCCGTCCATGCGCGACGTCGCAAGGATGGTGGCGGCAACGACCGGAGCCGATCCGCGCCTCGTCGTCTTCAACGAGAACAAGACGCGGACGAGATCCAGCGATCTCAGGGGCTCTCCGGTGCTCGCCTACGAGCTTCTCGGCTGGCGGACACGCATTTCGGCGGCCGAGGGGCTGCGGCGGATGGTCTCCTTCCAGCGGGACCATGCAAGCGCCGACTTCGCCACCGCCGTCATGACGCCGCCCGGCCGCGGCGTGCAGCACGCAGGAGTCTAG
- a CDS encoding aminotransferase class I/II-fold pyridoxal phosphate-dependent enzyme, whose amino-acid sequence MRVNYGQAVFGEDEIAAVIEALRSSTQMGPRVRAMQERVAALFAKRHGIMVNSGSSANYLAIELLNLPEGSEVVTPALTFATTVAPIVRAGLVPVFVDAVEGTYNIDVDAIEASLSAKTRALMIPSLIGNLPDWDKIRAIADRHGLIVIEDSADTLGATLRGVSTGSRSDISTTSFYGSHVVTAGGNGGMLCLNDEALARRALLLRSWGRTSSLFANSETIENRFNVELDGFEYDAKFVFEELGFNIEPSEIGAAFGLVQLDKLQRNIEAREANFAAQLAFFRAYEDWFVLPKQLPAARTGWLAFPLTLRASAPFTRREMQVFLEERDIQTRPVFTGNILRQPAMAKVRCRTDPAGYRVADDVMRGGILLACHHGLSDVHLTYLRECFAEFAEGVGFARHRTAAASARPFIPHARLGA is encoded by the coding sequence ATGCGTGTAAACTATGGGCAGGCGGTGTTCGGCGAAGACGAGATCGCTGCCGTGATCGAAGCGTTGCGCAGCTCGACGCAGATGGGGCCGCGGGTGCGCGCCATGCAGGAACGGGTCGCCGCGCTCTTCGCCAAGCGCCACGGCATCATGGTCAATTCCGGGTCCTCCGCGAACTACCTCGCGATCGAGCTTCTGAACCTGCCGGAGGGTTCGGAAGTCGTCACCCCCGCCTTGACCTTCGCCACCACCGTGGCGCCGATCGTGCGCGCCGGCCTCGTGCCCGTCTTCGTCGATGCGGTCGAGGGAACCTACAACATCGACGTCGACGCCATCGAGGCCAGCCTGTCGGCGAAGACCCGGGCCCTCATGATCCCCTCGCTCATCGGCAACCTGCCGGACTGGGACAAGATCCGCGCCATCGCCGACCGCCACGGGCTGATCGTCATCGAGGACAGCGCCGACACGCTCGGCGCGACGCTGCGCGGCGTCAGCACGGGCTCGCGCTCCGACATCAGCACGACGAGCTTCTACGGCTCGCACGTCGTGACGGCGGGCGGCAACGGCGGCATGCTCTGCCTCAACGACGAGGCGCTGGCGCGGCGTGCCTTGCTCCTGCGCTCCTGGGGACGGACGTCGTCTCTGTTCGCGAATTCCGAGACTATCGAGAACCGATTCAACGTCGAGCTCGACGGTTTCGAATACGACGCCAAGTTCGTCTTCGAAGAACTCGGCTTCAACATCGAGCCATCGGAAATCGGCGCCGCCTTCGGTCTCGTTCAGCTCGACAAGCTCCAGCGGAATATCGAAGCGCGCGAAGCCAACTTCGCCGCGCAGCTCGCCTTCTTCCGCGCCTACGAGGACTGGTTCGTGCTGCCGAAGCAACTTCCCGCGGCGCGTACGGGCTGGCTTGCGTTTCCCCTCACGCTACGCGCTTCGGCGCCCTTCACCCGGCGCGAGATGCAGGTCTTTCTGGAAGAACGCGACATCCAGACCCGGCCCGTCTTCACCGGAAACATCCTGCGCCAGCCGGCCATGGCCAAGGTGCGCTGCCGCACCGATCCCGCCGGCTATCGCGTCGCCGACGACGTCATGCGCGGCGGCATCCTGCTCGCCTGCCACCACGGACTTTCCGACGTGCACCTCACCTATCTCCGCGAGTGCTTTGCGGAATTTGCGGAAGGGGTCGGTTTTGCCCGCCACCGCACCGCAGCAGCCTCGGCTCGCCCTTTCATCCCTCACGCCCGCCTTGGAGCCTGA
- a CDS encoding glycosyltransferase family 2 protein, which translates to MLGAKPFKVSVLVPVFNEEGNVNRAYQAITEVFDRLPGYELQILFTDNHSTDLTFELLKEIARDDERVCVIRFSRNVGYERSLLAAYKAASGDCSVQIDCDLQDPPSHIPEMLRLWRNGYHVVYGVRRSLQDPWHVALMRRLFYRLLDALSQDDLPPNAGEFRLVDRRILDELRHVEDTTPYLRGLISTMGFRQIGFEYDRQQRVAGESKFRYGAMVGLGVDALLNHSLVPLRLASWISLVAGSVTSCFILFYLAGFLLFGQAWPRGFATTTMLLLLSMTLNALFLGVLGEYIGRLFMQSKRRPIVLFEEVLNEGHLGDKPADRQKRVAA; encoded by the coding sequence ATGCTCGGCGCCAAACCGTTCAAGGTGTCCGTGCTTGTCCCGGTCTTCAACGAAGAGGGCAACGTCAACCGCGCCTATCAGGCGATCACCGAGGTGTTCGACCGCCTGCCGGGATACGAGCTTCAGATCCTCTTCACCGACAATCATTCCACCGACCTCACCTTCGAGCTCCTCAAGGAGATCGCGCGAGACGACGAGCGGGTTTGCGTCATCCGCTTCAGCCGCAACGTCGGCTACGAGCGCTCTCTCCTTGCTGCTTACAAGGCGGCTAGTGGCGACTGCTCGGTGCAGATCGATTGCGATCTGCAGGACCCTCCAAGCCACATCCCGGAGATGCTTCGCCTCTGGCGAAACGGCTATCACGTGGTCTACGGCGTCCGCCGCTCGCTTCAGGACCCCTGGCATGTCGCCTTGATGCGGCGCCTCTTCTATCGGCTCCTCGACGCCCTCAGCCAAGACGACCTGCCGCCCAACGCGGGCGAGTTCAGGCTCGTGGACCGTCGCATTCTCGACGAGCTGCGACATGTCGAGGATACGACGCCCTATCTGCGCGGCCTCATCAGCACGATGGGCTTCCGTCAGATCGGCTTCGAGTACGACCGGCAGCAGCGAGTGGCAGGGGAGAGCAAGTTTCGGTATGGCGCGATGGTGGGACTTGGGGTCGATGCGCTGCTGAACCATTCGCTGGTGCCGCTGCGTTTGGCCTCCTGGATCAGCCTCGTAGCGGGAAGCGTCACCTCGTGCTTCATCCTGTTCTATCTCGCCGGCTTCCTGCTGTTCGGCCAGGCCTGGCCTCGGGGCTTTGCCACGACCACCATGCTCCTCCTCCTGTCGATGACGCTGAACGCCCTGTTCCTCGGTGTCCTCGGCGAATATATCGGGCGGCTGTTCATGCAATCGAAGCGCCGGCCGATCGTCCTCTTCGAGGAGGTGCTGAACGAAGGACATCTCGGCGACAAGCCGGCAGACCGTCAAAAGCGGGTGGCCGCCTGA
- the cysD gene encoding sulfate adenylyltransferase subunit CysD — MQHANLTAVSERDRLQTRVATLSPHLRRLEAEAIHVMREVVAECRRPVMLYSIGKDSSVMLHLARKAFHPSPLPFPLLHIDTSWKFSEMIRFRDETAARLGLDLIVHRNEEALRQGVGPFSHGISLYTQIMKTEPLKAALTAHGFDAAFGGARRDEEKSRAKERVFSFRSTSHGWDPKSQRPELWNLYNARVKPEESMRVFPLSNWTEGDVWQYILAERIPIVSLYLAARRPVVERGGQWIMADDERLPLRPGERPKLRSVRFRTLGCYPLSAAVESAARSVRAVVEETARAGTSERVGRLIDHDESVSMEAKKREGYF, encoded by the coding sequence ATGCAACACGCCAATCTGACGGCCGTCTCCGAACGCGATCGGCTGCAGACCCGCGTCGCGACCCTGTCTCCGCACCTGCGGAGGCTCGAGGCCGAAGCGATCCACGTGATGCGAGAGGTCGTCGCCGAGTGCCGTCGCCCGGTGATGCTCTATTCGATCGGCAAGGATTCCTCGGTGATGCTGCATCTGGCGCGGAAGGCGTTCCATCCCTCGCCGCTGCCGTTTCCGCTGCTTCACATCGATACGAGCTGGAAATTTTCCGAAATGATCCGTTTCCGCGACGAAACGGCGGCCAGGCTCGGTCTCGACCTCATCGTCCACCGCAACGAGGAGGCGCTGCGCCAGGGCGTCGGTCCCTTCAGCCACGGCATATCGCTCTACACGCAGATCATGAAGACCGAGCCTTTGAAGGCCGCGCTCACCGCTCATGGTTTCGACGCGGCCTTCGGCGGCGCCCGGCGGGACGAGGAAAAGAGCAGGGCGAAAGAGCGTGTCTTCTCGTTCCGCTCCACCAGCCATGGCTGGGACCCCAAGAGCCAGCGGCCGGAACTGTGGAACCTCTACAACGCGCGCGTGAAACCCGAGGAGTCCATGCGCGTCTTTCCGTTGTCCAACTGGACCGAGGGCGACGTCTGGCAATACATCCTGGCCGAGCGCATCCCGATCGTTTCGCTCTATCTGGCGGCCCGGCGTCCGGTCGTCGAGCGCGGCGGACAGTGGATCATGGCGGACGACGAGCGCTTGCCCCTTCGCCCCGGCGAGAGGCCGAAGCTGCGGAGCGTGCGGTTCCGCACGCTCGGCTGCTACCCGCTCTCGGCCGCGGTCGAGAGCGCCGCGAGGAGCGTGCGGGCCGTCGTCGAGGAGACCGCGCGCGCCGGCACGTCCGAGCGCGTCGGCCGCCTGATCGACCATGACGAGTCCGTCTCCATGGAGGCCAAAAAGCGCGAGGGATATTTCTGA